Proteins from one Triticum aestivum cultivar Chinese Spring chromosome 7A, IWGSC CS RefSeq v2.1, whole genome shotgun sequence genomic window:
- the LOC123149008 gene encoding carbonic anhydrase, chloroplastic codes for MRDERPPSPAAIYVASSSFSRSPPTIVQQGPPLQTSPADRKMERLRTGFDKFKTEVYDQKPDLFEPLKDNQEPTYLLFACADSRVCPSVTLGLEPGEAFTVRNIGAMVPCYCKNKHTGVGSAIEYAVCALKVKVIVVIGHSRCGGIKALLSLKDGEDDSFHFVEDWVRIGFSAKKKVKDECCDLPFEDQCAILEKEAVNVSLQNLSTYPFVKEGVANRTLKLVGGHYDFVSGKFDTWEL; via the exons ATGCGAGATGAGCGGCCTCCCTCCCCAGCTGCTATATATGTGGCCTCCTCTTCCTTCTCGAGAAGCCCACCTACCATCGTCCAACAAGGTCCTCCTCTTCAAACCAGCCCTGCAGATAGAAAGATGGAGCGCCTCAGGACCGGCTTCGACAAGTTCAAGACCGAGGTCTACGA CCAGAAGCCGGATCTCTTCGAGCCCCTCAAAGACAACCAGGAACCCACG TATTTGTTGTTTGCGTGCGCCGACTCGCGTGTGTGCCCATCGGTCACCTTGGGCCTGGAACCCGGCGAGGCCTTCACCGTTCGCAACATCGGTGCCATGGTCCCGTGCTACTGTAAGAACAAGCACACCGGCGTTGGATCGGCAATCGAATACGCCGTCTGTGCCCTCAAGGTTAAGGTCATCGTGGTGATTGGTCACAGCCGCTGTGGTGGAATTAAGGCCCTCCTCTCGCTCAAAGATGGGGAGGACGACTCTTT CCACTTTGTTGAGGACTGGGTCAGGATTGGGTTCTCGGCCAAGAAGAAGGTGAAGGACGAGTGTTGTGACCTGCCTTTCGAGGACCAATGTGCCATCTTGGAAAAG GAGGCCGTGAACGTGTCCCTCCAGAACCTAAGCACCTACCCGTTTGTCAAGGAGGGTGTGGCCAACAGAACCCTCAAGCTCGTCGGCGGCCACTACGACTTTGTCTCAGGCAAGTTCGACACATGGGAACTGTAA